The following coding sequences lie in one Synechococcus sp. CC9902 genomic window:
- the psaC gene encoding photosystem I iron-sulfur center protein PsaC: MSHAVKIYDTCIGCTQCVRACPLDVLEMVPWDGCKAGQIASSPRTEDCVGCKRCETACPTDFLSIRVYLGDETTRSMGLAY; this comes from the coding sequence ATGTCCCACGCCGTCAAGATCTACGACACCTGCATTGGATGCACTCAGTGCGTGCGGGCTTGTCCCCTCGACGTGCTCGAGATGGTGCCCTGGGATGGCTGTAAAGCCGGCCAGATCGCATCCTCTCCTCGCACAGAAGACTGTGTGGGTTGCAAGCGTTGTGAAACCGCTTGCCCCACAGACTTCCTCAGCATTCGCGTCTACTTGGGCGATGAAACAACCCGCTCCATGGGCTTGGCCTACTGA
- the glmS gene encoding glutamine--fructose-6-phosphate transaminase (isomerizing) has protein sequence MCGIVALIGSREAAPQLLDGLRQLEYRGYDSAGIATVDAKGRLTCLKAKGKLVNLTARVEAQGAFGQCGIGHTRWATHGKPEERNAHPHCNGDGSVAVVQNGIIENHRNLREALEADGAVFLSETDTEVIPHLIGVELSRRLAVGETPSGAVLLHAVQAVLPQLQGAYALAVIWDQTPGALVVARKAAPLLIGLGEGEFLCASDTPALAGFTRTILPMEDGEVALLSPLGVELYDAQGERQQRMPTLLTGTDHVADKREFRHFMLKEIHEQPETAELWVARHLPQGLTEQMPVALPFEALFYEGIERIEILACGTSRHAAMVGAYLLEQFAGVPTAVYYASEFRYSPPPLAPNTLTIGVTQSGETADTLAALAMEAKRRVAHGDPAYAPRQLGITNRAESSLSRQVPHILDIGAGIEVGVAATKTFLGQLLAFYGLAMAFAANRGSRSASEIEALADELRALPEHLRTLVDLHDQRCAALAYRFATTQAVIFLGRGINYPIALEGALKLKEISYIHAEGYPAGEMKHGPIALLDAQVPVVSIAVPGLVFDKVLSNAQEAKARDAQLIGVAPEGPDTALFDELLKVPAMSEWISPLLTVIPMQLLSYHIAAHRGLDVDQPRNLAKSVTVE, from the coding sequence ATGTGCGGAATTGTTGCCCTTATTGGTTCCCGTGAAGCGGCACCGCAGCTGCTCGACGGATTACGTCAGTTGGAATACCGGGGTTATGACTCTGCAGGGATCGCCACGGTGGATGCCAAAGGGCGGCTCACCTGTTTGAAAGCCAAGGGAAAGCTCGTCAATCTCACGGCTCGAGTGGAGGCCCAAGGTGCTTTTGGCCAGTGCGGCATTGGCCATACCCGCTGGGCCACCCATGGCAAACCGGAAGAGCGCAACGCCCATCCCCATTGCAATGGGGATGGATCCGTGGCGGTGGTGCAGAACGGCATTATCGAAAACCACCGCAACCTGCGGGAGGCGCTTGAGGCGGATGGGGCGGTGTTCCTGTCAGAAACCGACACCGAGGTGATCCCCCATTTGATCGGTGTAGAACTGAGTAGACGGCTGGCTGTCGGCGAAACCCCCAGTGGAGCTGTGTTGCTTCATGCGGTGCAAGCGGTACTCCCCCAGTTGCAGGGGGCCTATGCCCTGGCCGTGATTTGGGACCAAACACCGGGTGCTTTGGTTGTGGCCCGAAAGGCAGCGCCATTGCTGATCGGCTTAGGAGAAGGCGAGTTTCTCTGTGCCAGTGATACCCCTGCATTGGCCGGGTTTACGCGCACGATTCTTCCGATGGAAGACGGTGAAGTGGCCCTGCTATCGCCGTTGGGAGTGGAGCTCTACGACGCGCAAGGTGAGCGTCAGCAGCGGATGCCAACCCTGCTCACCGGCACCGATCACGTCGCGGATAAGCGCGAATTTCGCCATTTCATGCTCAAGGAGATTCATGAGCAGCCAGAAACAGCCGAGCTTTGGGTGGCCCGTCACTTGCCTCAAGGGCTGACCGAGCAAATGCCCGTGGCCCTTCCCTTCGAAGCTTTGTTTTACGAGGGCATCGAGCGAATCGAAATCCTGGCCTGTGGCACCAGTCGCCACGCCGCCATGGTGGGCGCCTACCTGCTGGAACAGTTCGCCGGTGTGCCAACGGCGGTGTACTACGCCAGTGAATTTCGCTACTCCCCGCCGCCCTTAGCGCCCAACACGCTCACCATCGGTGTCACCCAGTCGGGGGAAACCGCCGACACCTTGGCCGCTCTTGCTATGGAGGCCAAGCGTCGCGTAGCCCATGGCGATCCGGCCTATGCCCCACGACAGCTGGGAATCACCAACCGAGCCGAAAGCTCCCTCTCCCGTCAGGTGCCCCACATCCTCGACATCGGTGCTGGCATTGAGGTGGGGGTTGCCGCTACTAAAACATTCCTGGGGCAGCTCTTGGCCTTCTACGGCCTCGCGATGGCTTTCGCAGCCAATCGCGGCAGCCGTTCAGCATCAGAGATTGAGGCATTGGCTGACGAATTGCGCGCGCTTCCAGAACACTTGCGGACACTCGTCGATCTGCATGATCAGCGGTGTGCTGCGTTGGCCTATCGCTTTGCCACCACCCAGGCCGTGATTTTCCTGGGTCGGGGCATTAACTATCCGATTGCCTTGGAAGGTGCCCTCAAGCTCAAAGAGATCAGTTACATCCACGCCGAGGGGTATCCCGCTGGCGAGATGAAACACGGACCGATTGCGCTGTTGGATGCCCAGGTCCCCGTGGTGTCGATTGCCGTTCCTGGCCTGGTGTTCGACAAGGTGCTCAGTAACGCTCAGGAGGCCAAGGCTCGCGATGCCCAGCTGATTGGTGTGGCGCCAGAGGGACCCGATACGGCGTTGTTTGATGAGCTGTTAAAGGTGCCCGCGATGAGTGAGTGGATCAGCCCCCTACTCACCGTGATTCCGATGCAGTTGCTCAGTTATCACATTGCTGCCCATCGCGGTTTGGATGTGGATCAACCCCGCAACTTGGCCAAGAGCGTCACCGTTGAATAA
- a CDS encoding GDP-L-fucose synthase family protein produces MALLNSNDQIFIAGARGMAGGAIARALANAGYGKSARDGALLTPSRTDLNLLDARAVNNWFEANKPTIVVLAAATVGGIQANTTRPADFLLQNLQIETNVIETAWRHGVRRLLFLGSSCIYPKFSEQPIREESLLNGSLEPTNEWYAIAKIAGIKLGEALRLQHGFDVISLMPTNLYGPGDNYDPTGSHVLPAMIRRFQEATDQNLKSVTCWGSGTPLREFLHADDLGSACLFALENWDPSHPSAPKDDQGKPLAFLNVGTGFDLSIKELAEQVARIVGYKGSIEWDASKPDGTPKKQLNVSRLTNLGWTPKIPLEQGLPLAIEDFRQRRSMGLLRS; encoded by the coding sequence ATGGCACTACTGAACTCAAATGACCAAATTTTTATAGCGGGTGCTCGCGGCATGGCTGGTGGAGCCATTGCTCGAGCGCTAGCAAACGCTGGTTATGGGAAATCAGCTCGAGACGGAGCACTCCTGACCCCATCCAGGACAGACCTCAACCTCCTTGATGCACGAGCTGTCAATAACTGGTTCGAGGCCAACAAACCCACAATTGTGGTTTTGGCTGCTGCAACCGTTGGAGGGATCCAAGCCAACACCACTCGGCCTGCCGATTTCTTGCTGCAAAACCTTCAGATTGAAACGAACGTCATCGAAACAGCTTGGCGGCATGGGGTGAGGCGACTGTTGTTTTTGGGAAGCAGTTGTATTTATCCAAAATTCTCAGAACAGCCAATCAGAGAGGAATCTCTCTTGAACGGCTCGCTCGAACCTACGAATGAGTGGTATGCCATCGCCAAAATTGCCGGAATTAAATTAGGAGAGGCCTTGCGTTTGCAGCACGGCTTTGACGTCATCAGCTTGATGCCAACCAATCTCTATGGCCCTGGCGACAACTACGACCCCACCGGGAGCCATGTTCTACCTGCAATGATTCGTCGCTTTCAAGAAGCTACTGATCAGAATTTGAAGAGCGTGACCTGCTGGGGCAGCGGGACACCACTTAGAGAGTTTTTGCATGCTGATGATCTTGGATCCGCCTGCCTTTTTGCATTAGAAAATTGGGATCCTTCCCACCCAAGTGCCCCAAAAGACGACCAAGGAAAACCTCTGGCATTCTTGAATGTTGGTACTGGTTTTGATCTATCAATCAAAGAATTGGCTGAACAGGTTGCTCGAATTGTTGGATACAAAGGCTCCATCGAATGGGATGCAAGCAAACCCGACGGAACGCCCAAAAAACAACTGAATGTGAGCCGGCTCACCAATCTTGGTTGGACGCCAAAAATCCCCCTTGAACAGGGATTGCCCTTAGCCATCGAAGACTTCAGACAGCGACGCTCGATGGGGCTGTTACGTAGCTAG
- the gmd gene encoding GDP-mannose 4,6-dehydratase, which yields MPKHTQRVALITGITGQDGSYLAELLLEKGYIVHGIKRRASSFNTSRIDHLYQDPHAKNQNLVLHYGDLTDSSNLIKIIQDIQPDEIYNLGAQSHVAVSFEAPEYTANSDALGTLRILEAVRLLGLDNKTRIYQASTSELYGMVQETPQSETTPFYPRSPYGVAKLYAYWITVNYRESYGMYACNGILFNHESPRRGETFVTRKITRGLARIDAGLEECLFMGNLDSLRDWGHARDYVEMQWRMLQQDSPEDYVIATGRQESVRRFIELAARELGWCIKPDESALLWEGEGLEEFGRRRDTGAVVVRIDPRYFRPAEVETLLGDPTKAREKLGWTPVTTLEQLVAEMIGHDRNEARKEAYLLKKGFDVVGPRE from the coding sequence ATGCCAAAGCACACTCAACGGGTCGCTCTGATTACGGGCATCACAGGACAAGACGGCAGTTACTTAGCAGAACTCCTTTTAGAGAAGGGATACATCGTGCATGGCATCAAGCGCAGGGCCAGTAGTTTCAATACGAGTCGCATTGATCATCTTTACCAAGATCCCCACGCGAAAAACCAAAATCTCGTTCTTCACTATGGAGACCTCACCGACAGCAGCAATCTCATTAAAATTATTCAAGACATTCAACCGGATGAGATCTACAACTTGGGCGCACAAAGCCACGTAGCAGTGAGCTTTGAGGCCCCTGAATACACCGCCAATTCAGATGCTCTTGGCACACTACGAATTCTTGAAGCCGTTCGACTCTTAGGACTGGATAATAAAACACGAATTTATCAAGCATCAACCTCAGAGCTTTACGGAATGGTGCAAGAAACACCACAAAGCGAAACAACACCTTTTTATCCGCGAAGTCCCTATGGCGTCGCAAAACTCTACGCCTATTGGATTACCGTTAATTATAGAGAATCCTATGGAATGTATGCCTGCAACGGCATCTTGTTTAATCACGAATCACCACGTCGAGGTGAGACTTTTGTCACCCGAAAAATCACACGTGGACTTGCCCGTATTGATGCTGGACTTGAAGAATGTTTATTCATGGGAAATCTCGATTCCCTCAGAGATTGGGGTCATGCTCGCGATTACGTCGAAATGCAATGGCGAATGCTGCAACAAGACTCACCTGAGGATTACGTGATAGCAACAGGGAGACAGGAGTCGGTGCGCCGATTCATTGAACTCGCCGCTCGTGAACTCGGCTGGTGTATTAAGCCCGATGAATCAGCGTTGCTATGGGAAGGCGAAGGGCTCGAAGAATTTGGACGACGGCGCGACACTGGTGCTGTGGTGGTGAGAATCGATCCCCGCTACTTCCGACCAGCAGAAGTCGAAACACTTCTCGGCGACCCCACGAAAGCCAGGGAAAAACTTGGCTGGACTCCAGTTACAACCTTGGAGCAACTCGTCGCTGAGATGATTGGCCATGATCGCAACGAAGCCCGCAAGGAGGCCTATCTCCTTAAGAAAGGTTTTGATGTGGTTGGGCCTAGAGAGTGA
- a CDS encoding mannose-1-phosphate guanylyltransferase/mannose-6-phosphate isomerase, which yields MAATPLIPVILCGGTGTRLWPLSRASYPKQYWPLSGDGDATLLQQTQQRLEGLEALAAPLLICNEDHRFIVAEQMRQLGIEPNAILLEPMGRNTAPAVTVAALQATADGDDPLLLVLAADHLIRNAEQFRAAVAAGRPAAEAGRLVTFGIVPTAPETGYGYIEAAKDFNAGELKDVPIARFVEKPDQATAEQFLATGRFTWNSGMFLFRASAMLAELDRLNPEVVSCCRAALEQDTADLEFLRLEREAFAKCPNVAIDVAVMEKTELGSVLPLDAGWSDVGSWSALWETSDRDGDGNVLQGRVISQGSRNCYLRSEHRLVVGLGVENLVVVETDDAVLIADRSQAQAIKTVVKQLEADGSPEGKAHRKIYRPWGHYTGVTEGDRWQVKRISVKPGASLSLQMHHHRAEHWVVVKGTALVERDGSEQLVGENQSTYIPMGCRHRLSNPGRIPVELIEVQSGEYLGEDDILRFEDRYGRSDLSLLQN from the coding sequence TTGGCTGCCACACCCCTGATTCCTGTGATCCTCTGCGGCGGAACCGGTACTCGGCTTTGGCCGCTGTCGCGCGCCAGTTACCCCAAGCAGTATTGGCCGTTGAGTGGTGATGGCGACGCCACCTTGCTGCAGCAAACCCAGCAGCGACTCGAGGGGCTGGAGGCACTGGCGGCTCCCTTGCTGATCTGCAATGAAGACCACCGCTTCATCGTGGCGGAGCAAATGCGCCAACTGGGCATTGAACCCAACGCGATCCTGTTGGAGCCAATGGGACGCAACACCGCTCCAGCAGTGACCGTGGCAGCACTACAAGCCACCGCTGATGGCGATGACCCCCTCTTGCTGGTGCTGGCGGCGGACCATCTGATCCGCAATGCCGAACAGTTCCGCGCCGCCGTTGCCGCTGGGAGGCCGGCCGCAGAAGCGGGCCGTTTAGTGACCTTTGGCATCGTGCCTACGGCTCCGGAGACCGGATACGGCTACATCGAAGCAGCCAAAGACTTCAACGCTGGAGAGCTGAAGGATGTTCCGATCGCGCGATTTGTCGAAAAACCGGATCAAGCAACCGCAGAGCAGTTCTTAGCGACCGGCCGTTTCACCTGGAATAGCGGCATGTTCCTGTTCCGTGCCAGCGCCATGCTGGCAGAACTGGACCGCCTCAACCCCGAGGTGGTGAGTTGTTGCCGGGCGGCCCTGGAGCAGGACACCGCCGACCTGGAGTTTCTGCGCTTGGAACGGGAAGCCTTTGCTAAGTGCCCAAATGTGGCCATCGACGTGGCCGTGATGGAAAAGACAGAACTGGGCTCCGTGCTGCCCCTGGATGCGGGCTGGAGCGATGTGGGGAGTTGGAGTGCCCTCTGGGAGACATCCGATCGCGACGGCGATGGCAACGTTCTACAGGGACGGGTGATCTCCCAAGGCAGCCGCAACTGCTATCTCCGCAGCGAGCACCGGTTGGTGGTGGGGCTGGGCGTGGAGAACCTGGTGGTGGTGGAAACGGATGATGCCGTTCTCATCGCAGATCGATCCCAGGCCCAAGCGATCAAAACCGTGGTGAAGCAACTCGAGGCCGACGGCAGTCCAGAGGGAAAAGCGCACCGCAAGATCTACCGCCCGTGGGGCCACTACACCGGGGTGACAGAAGGGGACCGTTGGCAGGTGAAACGCATTTCCGTAAAACCAGGAGCCAGTTTGTCGCTGCAAATGCACCACCATCGAGCCGAACACTGGGTGGTCGTGAAGGGCACGGCGCTTGTGGAACGCGACGGCAGTGAGCAACTGGTGGGTGAAAACCAAAGCACATATATCCCAATGGGATGCCGGCACCGTCTCTCCAACCCTGGCCGCATCCCAGTGGAGCTCATCGAAGTGCAGAGTGGCGAGTACCTCGGTGAAGACGACATCTTGCGCTTCGAAGACCGCTATGGCCGCAGTGATCTAAGCCTCTTACAAAATTAA
- the rimM gene encoding ribosome maturation factor RimM (Essential for efficient processing of 16S rRNA) — translation MADSEEWLEEWLTVGKIVGVQGLQGELRVNPASDFPERFTVPGPRWVRSKGSPPREMQLKTGRQLPGKSLFVVRLDSVDNRDAAEALVGSDWMVPADDRPQLGEGEFHLLDLVGLEARLSPDSDPIGTVTDLISGGNDLLEIKRTDGSKLLIPFVEAIVPEVHLKDGWLLLTPPPGLMDL, via the coding sequence ATGGCCGACAGCGAGGAATGGCTCGAAGAATGGCTCACGGTGGGAAAAATTGTGGGGGTTCAAGGGTTGCAAGGGGAACTACGGGTGAATCCCGCCAGCGACTTCCCAGAACGCTTCACCGTGCCGGGTCCTCGCTGGGTGCGCAGCAAAGGCTCCCCTCCACGGGAAATGCAACTGAAAACAGGGCGTCAGCTGCCAGGCAAAAGCCTGTTTGTGGTGCGCCTCGACAGCGTTGACAACCGCGATGCGGCAGAAGCCCTGGTGGGAAGCGATTGGATGGTTCCCGCCGACGACCGACCACAACTCGGTGAGGGGGAGTTCCACTTGCTGGACTTGGTTGGTCTCGAGGCACGCCTCAGCCCGGACAGCGACCCCATCGGCACCGTGACCGATCTGATCAGTGGAGGAAACGACTTGCTGGAGATCAAGCGAACCGATGGCAGCAAGTTGCTCATTCCCTTCGTGGAGGCGATTGTTCCCGAGGTTCATCTCAAGGACGGCTGGCTCTTGCTGACCCCACCGCCTGGGCTGATGGATCTTTAA
- a CDS encoding NAD(P)H dehydrogenase subunit NdhS produces the protein MASAAAPILPGSTVTVQDVTSIYNGYTGFVQRISGDRAAVLFEGGNWDKLVTLRLKDLQAA, from the coding sequence ATGGCGTCCGCAGCTGCTCCAATTCTTCCTGGCTCCACGGTGACCGTGCAAGACGTCACCTCGATTTACAACGGCTACACCGGTTTTGTGCAGCGGATCAGTGGCGATCGCGCAGCCGTGCTGTTTGAAGGGGGCAACTGGGACAAGCTGGTGACCTTGCGGCTGAAGGACCTTCAGGCCGCCTGA
- a CDS encoding ion transporter produces MASDRSFRQRLRATVLEANTPAGKIYNLVIFGAILLSVVVLLLEPNPLGNSALQQTEVLWIDLVQDSCLAVFAADFVLHLAVVPSPRKYLFSFTGLIDLSAVLFFFVPQVRSELLLWVFKFGRILRVFKLLKFIDEAKVLAQALRGSARTICVFLFFVFLLQVVLGYAIFVIESAGPNSQFDTVSKGVYWAIVTMTTVGYGDVVPQTALGRLLASVVMMLGFGIIAIPTGILTVSGVKHHQNQLAGVPCPQCGRQGHRRDAQHCDQCGVLLGDSELISEPTS; encoded by the coding sequence ATGGCGTCTGACCGCAGTTTTCGGCAACGGCTTCGCGCCACGGTTCTGGAGGCCAATACCCCGGCCGGAAAGATCTACAACCTGGTGATCTTCGGGGCGATTTTGCTCAGCGTGGTGGTGTTGCTCCTTGAGCCCAATCCCCTCGGCAATTCAGCGTTGCAGCAAACCGAGGTGCTTTGGATCGATCTGGTTCAAGACAGTTGTTTGGCGGTGTTTGCTGCGGATTTTGTGCTGCACCTGGCGGTGGTGCCCAGTCCGCGCAAGTACCTGTTCAGCTTCACCGGCTTGATTGATCTCAGCGCCGTGTTGTTCTTTTTTGTGCCTCAGGTTCGCAGCGAATTGCTGCTGTGGGTGTTCAAGTTTGGCCGCATTTTGCGGGTGTTCAAGCTGCTCAAATTTATTGATGAAGCCAAAGTGTTGGCTCAGGCGTTGCGCGGCAGTGCACGCACCATTTGTGTGTTCCTGTTCTTTGTGTTCCTGCTGCAGGTAGTGCTGGGCTACGCCATCTTTGTAATCGAGAGTGCTGGTCCGAACTCTCAGTTCGACACGGTTTCGAAAGGGGTGTACTGGGCGATCGTCACGATGACCACGGTTGGCTATGGCGATGTGGTGCCGCAGACGGCTTTGGGTCGGTTGTTGGCCTCGGTTGTGATGATGCTCGGCTTTGGCATCATTGCGATTCCAACGGGGATTCTCACCGTCTCAGGGGTGAAGCACCACCAGAACCAGCTGGCTGGAGTGCCCTGTCCTCAATGCGGTCGGCAAGGTCATCGACGCGACGCGCAGCACTGTGATCAGTGTGGAGTGTTGTTAGGAGATTCGGAGTTGATCTCAGAACCGACGTCTTGA
- the rnc gene encoding ribonuclease III, protein MDSTRTNKLLELLQTIGLQELNSSKLLSLVDEALIHVSAGRSKNFERLEFLGDAVLRLAATEFIDQQYPNLPVGRCSSLRAQLVSDRWLAQLGEQLQLESFLVLGPKALGDAAAQATLQADATEALIGAIYSGSGNNLEPIHHWLTPHWQQTTADVLARPHLFNGKTMLQEWSQAEGLGLPNYTTTEQSSRHGDPERFKSRVEVGSRLSANGFGRSRKEAEQNAATEAVQRLQDVGSEINSESPNNTPH, encoded by the coding sequence TTGGACAGCACACGAACAAACAAACTGCTGGAGCTGCTGCAGACGATTGGCCTGCAAGAGCTCAACAGCTCCAAGCTGCTGAGCCTGGTGGACGAAGCACTCATCCACGTATCTGCCGGCCGAAGCAAAAACTTTGAACGGCTGGAATTCCTCGGCGATGCCGTGCTGCGCCTAGCTGCCACGGAGTTCATCGACCAGCAATACCCCAACCTCCCTGTGGGCCGCTGCTCGAGTTTGCGGGCTCAACTGGTGAGTGACCGTTGGCTGGCACAACTGGGGGAGCAGCTTCAGCTGGAATCCTTCCTTGTGCTGGGACCTAAAGCACTGGGGGATGCGGCCGCACAAGCAACCCTCCAGGCCGATGCCACCGAGGCGCTGATCGGTGCGATCTACAGCGGCAGCGGCAACAACTTAGAGCCCATCCATCACTGGCTCACGCCCCATTGGCAACAAACCACAGCCGACGTTCTGGCCAGGCCCCATCTGTTCAACGGCAAAACCATGCTTCAAGAATGGAGCCAAGCCGAAGGCCTGGGATTGCCGAACTACACCACCACTGAGCAGAGCTCTCGCCACGGCGATCCGGAACGCTTCAAAAGCCGCGTAGAAGTGGGATCGCGATTAAGCGCCAATGGCTTCGGCCGATCTCGAAAAGAAGCGGAGCAAAACGCCGCCACGGAAGCCGTACAAAGGCTTCAAGACGTCGGTTCTGAGATCAACTCCGAATCTCCTAACAACACTCCACACTGA
- a CDS encoding glycogen/starch/alpha-glucan phosphorylase: MTASQPFDLRLPTPGCHNDPERVGLDAKGVFDGMTEHLFFTLGKLASTASRHDLYMALSYAVRDRLMVRYLATTEALRAKPQKSVAYLSAEFLIGPQLNSNLLNLGIQQEAEEALRNFGIESLQQILDVEEEPGLGNGGLGRLAACYMDSLASLKIPATGYGIRYEFGIFDQLIRDGWQVEITDKWLKGGWPWELPQPDESCFVGFGGRTESYVDEKGNYRSRWIPAEHAIGIPHDVPVLGYKVNICDRLRLWRADAAESFDFYAFNIGDYSGAVEEKVGSETLSKVLYPNDGTDEGRRLRLKQQHFFVSCSLQDMLRSLDHRGLSAEDFPEYWTVQLNDTHPAIAVAELMRLLIDDRHLEWDRAWDITSRSVAYTNHTLLPEALEKWDLNMFRSLLPRHLELIYEINRRFLQQVRLRYPGNEAILSRLSIIDEEGNKAVRMAHLATIGAHHVNGVAALHSDLVKSDLLPQFAALWPDKFTNVTNGVTPRRWMALANPELSTLLDQHVGSDWMSNMDNLRKLEERQNDHAFLEHWASTKLSVKRKLASYIHRNTGVLVDPSSLFDVQVKRIHEYKRQHLNALQIITQYLRIKNGQAGDMAPRTVLFGGKAAPGYYMAKLIIRFINGIAETVNSDPDMDGRLRVVFLPDYSVKLGEQVYPGSDLSEQISTAGKEASGTGNMKFAMNGALTIGTLDGANVEIRDLVGADNFFLFGRTVEEISALQQSGYRPRDFIEAMPELQEAIRLVETGHFSNGDGELFRPLLDNLMGHDPFYVMADFADYVRAQDAVSLAWSDQMHWQRMSVLNTARSGFFSSDRSIREYCQNIWNVDPLNLEITCDAR, translated from the coding sequence ATGACTGCCTCCCAACCCTTCGATCTACGCCTGCCAACCCCCGGTTGTCATAACGATCCTGAACGTGTGGGGCTCGATGCCAAGGGCGTGTTCGATGGCATGACGGAACATTTGTTCTTCACCCTCGGCAAACTTGCATCGACGGCCAGTCGTCACGATCTCTACATGGCGCTGAGTTACGCCGTCCGTGATCGCTTGATGGTGCGGTACCTCGCTACCACCGAAGCGCTGCGCGCCAAACCGCAGAAATCGGTGGCTTATCTCTCCGCTGAATTCTTGATCGGCCCCCAGCTGAACAGCAATTTGCTCAATTTGGGGATTCAACAGGAAGCAGAAGAGGCTCTCCGCAATTTCGGCATCGAATCGCTCCAGCAAATCCTCGATGTAGAAGAAGAGCCTGGTCTTGGAAATGGTGGTTTGGGGCGGCTAGCAGCCTGCTACATGGACTCGTTGGCAAGCCTGAAGATTCCAGCAACGGGATATGGCATTCGCTACGAATTCGGAATTTTTGACCAGCTGATCCGTGACGGATGGCAGGTGGAAATCACCGACAAATGGTTGAAAGGAGGTTGGCCCTGGGAGCTACCCCAACCCGATGAGTCGTGCTTTGTGGGTTTTGGGGGCCGCACCGAGAGCTACGTCGATGAGAAGGGCAACTACCGATCCCGCTGGATTCCTGCTGAACACGCCATTGGCATCCCCCATGACGTGCCAGTCCTTGGTTACAAGGTGAACATCTGCGATCGGCTGCGTTTGTGGCGCGCTGATGCGGCTGAAAGCTTCGATTTTTATGCCTTCAACATCGGCGATTACTCCGGTGCTGTGGAAGAAAAGGTGGGGAGCGAGACCCTCTCTAAGGTGCTCTATCCCAACGACGGCACTGATGAAGGGCGGCGTCTGCGTTTGAAGCAGCAGCACTTCTTTGTGAGCTGCTCGCTCCAGGACATGCTGCGCAGCCTCGACCATCGCGGCCTGAGCGCCGAAGACTTTCCGGAGTATTGGACCGTTCAGCTGAACGACACGCACCCAGCGATCGCCGTAGCGGAACTGATGCGTTTGCTGATCGATGATCGCCATCTGGAATGGGATCGGGCCTGGGACATCACCTCCCGCTCCGTGGCCTACACCAACCACACCCTGCTACCAGAAGCCCTGGAGAAGTGGGATCTGAACATGTTCAGAAGCCTGTTACCCCGTCATCTGGAGCTCATCTATGAAATCAATCGACGCTTCCTGCAACAGGTGCGACTGCGCTACCCGGGCAATGAAGCCATCTTGAGTCGGCTCTCGATCATTGATGAAGAGGGAAACAAAGCTGTCCGGATGGCCCACCTCGCCACCATTGGTGCCCACCATGTGAACGGCGTAGCTGCGCTTCACTCCGATCTCGTGAAGAGCGATTTGCTGCCGCAATTCGCTGCTCTGTGGCCAGACAAATTCACCAACGTCACCAACGGTGTCACCCCCCGGCGCTGGATGGCCCTCGCGAATCCAGAGCTGTCCACCTTGCTGGATCAGCACGTGGGCAGCGACTGGATGTCCAACATGGACAACCTACGCAAATTGGAAGAACGCCAAAATGATCACGCTTTTCTTGAGCATTGGGCAAGCACCAAGCTCTCAGTGAAGCGCAAGCTCGCCAGCTACATCCACCGCAACACCGGTGTTTTGGTGGATCCTTCCTCCCTCTTCGATGTGCAGGTGAAGCGCATTCATGAATACAAGCGCCAACACTTAAATGCGCTGCAAATCATCACCCAATACCTGCGCATCAAAAATGGACAAGCGGGTGACATGGCACCGCGCACAGTGCTGTTTGGCGGGAAAGCCGCTCCCGGCTACTACATGGCGAAGCTAATTATTCGCTTCATCAATGGCATCGCTGAAACGGTGAATTCCGATCCAGATATGGACGGACGACTGCGGGTGGTGTTCCTACCGGATTACAGCGTGAAGCTGGGTGAGCAGGTGTATCCGGGATCGGATCTCTCAGAGCAAATCTCCACAGCTGGCAAGGAAGCCTCCGGCACCGGCAACATGAAATTTGCCATGAACGGCGCACTCACCATCGGAACCCTCGATGGCGCCAACGTTGAAATCCGAGACTTAGTGGGTGCAGACAATTTCTTCCTCTTCGGCAGAACCGTTGAAGAGATCAGCGCGCTTCAGCAGAGCGGCTATCGCCCTCGGGATTTCATCGAAGCGATGCCGGAATTGCAGGAAGCGATCCGCCTCGTGGAGACGGGCCACTTCAGCAACGGCGACGGAGAACTGTTCCGCCCACTCCTGGACAACCTCATGGGGCATGACCCCTTCTATGTGATGGCCGACTTTGCTGATTACGTACGAGCCCAAGACGCGGTGAGTCTGGCCTGGAGTGATCAGATGCATTGGCAGCGCATGTCTGTGCTGAACACCGCCCGTTCAGGCTTCTTCTCCTCCGACCGTTCGATCAGGGAGTACTGCCAAAACATTTGGAACGTCGATCCGCTCAACTTGGAAATCACCTGCGACGCGCGTTGA